In one window of Leptospira sp. GIMC2001 DNA:
- a CDS encoding RimK family protein has protein sequence MGSIIVINQPKKWNFNIPSVETISPRDYLTNQKYLQEKNYKIFNLSKSYKYQSEGYYVSLLAMARGHQVIPGISTIQNMKSNAVIKVIDHDLDNLIQKSLSREKGDSYTLSIYFGKNLAKKNDKLSLQLFNVIKAPMIRAFFQYDARSKKWHLSSISPIPASEIPEDHRSYLEEFAFEYFTLRNFQSSKTKLSQKPYTLAILINPDDPNPPSDEKAIQRFVKAAHKKNFDVHIITKDDYAKIPQYDALFIRETTSVNHHTYRFAERDNAEGIVVIDDPESIIRCTNKVYLSELLISNNIPTPKTIILHKDNLEEVARTIAYPSILKQPDGAFSLGVIKVKDESEFLIESKSMLEKSDLIIVQEFTPTEFDWRVGIINKKPLYLSKYYMAKNHWQILDHDSKESKNYGDSESIELDKAPPGLLKTALRASNLIGDGLYGVDLKQVGKEFYVIEVNDNPSIDSDTEDFILKEKLYEEIMDVFLNRIREKKI, from the coding sequence TTGGGATCAATCATTGTAATCAACCAACCTAAAAAATGGAACTTCAATATTCCATCCGTGGAAACAATCTCTCCTAGAGACTATTTAACAAATCAGAAGTATCTACAAGAAAAGAATTACAAAATATTTAATCTAAGCAAATCCTATAAATACCAGAGTGAAGGATACTATGTTTCTTTACTAGCTATGGCTCGGGGTCATCAAGTAATTCCTGGAATTTCGACAATTCAGAATATGAAATCGAATGCTGTCATAAAAGTTATTGACCATGATTTAGATAATCTAATTCAGAAGAGTTTAAGCAGAGAAAAGGGAGATAGTTACACTCTGTCCATTTACTTTGGAAAGAACCTAGCGAAGAAAAATGATAAATTGTCTTTGCAGCTATTTAATGTAATCAAAGCTCCGATGATTCGTGCTTTTTTTCAATATGATGCGCGAAGCAAAAAATGGCATTTGAGCAGTATTTCTCCAATTCCTGCAAGTGAGATTCCTGAGGATCACCGAAGTTATTTGGAAGAATTTGCTTTCGAATATTTTACTCTAAGAAATTTCCAAAGTTCAAAAACCAAATTATCCCAGAAACCGTACACGCTTGCCATTCTCATCAATCCAGACGATCCAAATCCGCCATCAGATGAAAAGGCGATACAAAGATTTGTTAAAGCAGCTCATAAAAAGAATTTCGATGTGCATATTATAACGAAGGACGATTATGCAAAGATTCCGCAATATGATGCTCTATTCATTCGTGAAACTACTTCTGTGAATCATCATACGTATCGATTTGCGGAGAGAGATAATGCGGAAGGAATTGTTGTAATTGACGATCCTGAATCCATTATACGATGTACGAACAAAGTGTATCTAAGCGAATTATTGATCTCGAATAATATTCCGACTCCTAAGACCATTATACTTCATAAAGATAATCTTGAAGAAGTCGCTCGAACAATTGCCTATCCATCAATTCTCAAGCAACCCGATGGAGCCTTTTCATTAGGTGTAATCAAAGTCAAAGATGAGTCTGAGTTTCTTATTGAGTCGAAGTCCATGCTGGAAAAATCAGATCTAATTATAGTGCAAGAATTCACTCCCACTGAATTCGATTGGAGAGTTGGAATCATCAATAAAAAGCCACTATATCTTAGTAAATACTATATGGCAAAAAACCATTGGCAGATTCTAGATCACGATAGTAAAGAATCCAAGAATTATGGAGACTCTGAATCCATCGAATTAGATAAAGCACCCCCGGGTTTACTTAAGACTGCACTTAGGGCATCGAATCTAATAGGGGACGGATTGTACGGAGTTGATCTTAAACAAGTTGGAAAAGAATTCTATGTGATTGAAGTAAATGACAATCCAAGTATCGACTCCGACACCGAAGATTTTATATTAAAAGAAAAATTGTATGAAGAGATAATGGATGTATTCTTGAACCGAATTCGAGAAAAAAAAATATGA
- a CDS encoding C39 family peptidase encodes MEIKLEIDIEAQPDDTTCGPTALHAVYKYYGIDLTLSETIREVTKLDTGGTLAVLLGVHALRQGLTANIYTYNLQVFDPTWFNDKNIDIADKLTRQLEFKPNNERLRKATEGYLEYIKLGGKISQQPLSSSLIRNYLNKNVPVLAGLSATYLYNESREYGYHGVYDDVRGEPSGHFVILSGYNKTEKRVQIADPYEKNPFGGSKYYSVEFKRLITSILLGIWTYDANLLILQPKKG; translated from the coding sequence TTGGAGATCAAGCTTGAAATTGATATAGAAGCACAACCAGATGATACGACTTGCGGACCGACCGCATTACACGCAGTATATAAATACTACGGTATTGATTTAACCCTTTCTGAGACAATCCGAGAAGTTACTAAGCTGGATACCGGAGGAACACTAGCAGTTTTGTTAGGTGTTCATGCATTGAGGCAAGGACTCACTGCAAATATTTATACATACAATCTTCAAGTTTTTGATCCGACTTGGTTTAATGATAAGAATATTGATATAGCAGATAAATTAACACGACAACTAGAATTCAAACCCAATAATGAAAGACTTAGGAAAGCTACTGAGGGATATTTAGAATATATTAAACTTGGTGGAAAAATATCTCAGCAACCCCTCTCATCCTCATTGATTCGGAATTATCTGAATAAAAACGTACCAGTTCTCGCAGGTTTATCGGCTACATATCTATACAATGAAAGTCGCGAATATGGTTATCATGGAGTCTACGATGATGTCCGTGGAGAACCTAGCGGGCATTTTGTGATACTGAGTGGATATAATAAAACTGAAAAAAGAGTTCAAATAGCTGATCCGTATGAAAAGAATCCCTTTGGTGGATCAAAATATTATAGTGTGGAATTCAAAAGATTGATTACCTCTATATTGCTTGGAATCTGGACATATGACGCTAATCTTTTAATACTTCAGCCGAAGAAGGGGTAA
- a CDS encoding SpoIIE family protein phosphatase translates to MSIRYKIFLILGASQVLLLAALTLTFSILIVNVKNEPQNQRAVDLARNFQRELAHKDENLRLLLTELLNNPSTADILKRGMSDRSLLIANQDKLKEIMARYDLNIFELGDRKGKVHYRVHRPNDFGDDKSNQPLIQSALSKKSKSTLETGHSGLGFRVTAPLDNLGTILIGQVVNSEFAETISGKESVHLAVFEGKNLLTASNEIIEKFLNHHKNKTLNSHSRVDWNGIPFYYVEVPFEDRGMSSLDLSFKILIDEKELETASQKIWLIFFIVAVLVFGAIFFISYLFSRDIVNAVKALNSAMKNIDLSLHDDLPMDRKDEIGQMGAVFQDMKKDLYQHQNNLEDMVAKKTLELQNTLEEIRTIKEQQDGDYFLTSLLIKPLSGGSYKSDNLHVETIERQKKVFQFRNRRSEIGGDLSVIQTIYLKGKRYTVYLNADAMGKSIQGAGGALVMGTVFKSVITRTQQVQAMQDRHPERWLKDCFTELHDVFISFDGSMLLSAVIGLIDDETGTMYYINAEHPWIVLYRDGKAEFIENELLLRKIGFTESEFAKNEFYIKVFQLNPDDVIIVGSDGRDDILMGESTLGERIINEDEREFLSRVEEGKGELEAIEKAILNKGELTDDFSLIRIAYKSKQSLINGNSEIDPESFLDSVKIGIKFFKEGNIDMAIASLEEALVLQPENFYCMRELAKLYIKTKDFEKATYLCEKYSNLRPNDTDFLYYIAYAYKQKKNYSLAADYGERFRLRDPYNSKNLILLAEIYMHLGKHSRAAELLGFLEEFDAENAKLIRLKSFLQSKNLVT, encoded by the coding sequence ATGAGTATAAGATATAAAATTTTTCTAATATTAGGTGCAAGTCAGGTTCTACTTCTTGCAGCGCTCACTCTTACATTTTCTATATTGATAGTAAATGTAAAGAACGAGCCCCAGAATCAAAGGGCAGTCGACTTAGCGCGAAATTTTCAACGCGAACTTGCCCACAAAGACGAAAACCTTAGACTTCTATTAACCGAATTACTGAACAATCCGTCCACAGCAGACATATTGAAACGTGGGATGTCTGATCGGAGTCTTCTTATTGCAAATCAAGATAAATTAAAAGAAATTATGGCACGGTATGATTTGAATATATTTGAATTGGGAGATAGAAAAGGGAAAGTACACTACCGCGTGCATAGACCAAACGACTTTGGCGACGATAAAAGCAACCAACCATTGATACAATCTGCACTCTCTAAAAAATCCAAATCAACATTGGAGACTGGACATAGTGGACTTGGTTTTAGAGTTACCGCTCCTTTGGACAATTTGGGAACAATTTTGATTGGTCAGGTTGTGAATTCTGAATTTGCAGAAACTATATCAGGCAAGGAATCTGTTCATCTCGCAGTATTTGAAGGAAAAAATTTATTAACTGCGAGCAATGAAATCATAGAAAAATTTCTAAACCACCACAAGAATAAAACTCTCAATTCACATTCAAGAGTGGATTGGAACGGAATCCCATTTTATTATGTGGAAGTGCCTTTTGAGGATCGAGGAATGTCCAGTTTAGATCTAAGTTTCAAAATTCTCATAGATGAGAAAGAATTGGAAACTGCATCCCAGAAAATTTGGCTGATTTTCTTTATAGTTGCAGTTTTGGTTTTTGGTGCTATATTTTTTATATCATACCTTTTCTCAAGAGATATTGTAAACGCAGTCAAGGCTCTCAACTCTGCAATGAAAAATATTGACTTGAGTCTGCATGATGACCTTCCTATGGACAGAAAAGACGAGATTGGTCAAATGGGTGCGGTCTTCCAAGATATGAAAAAAGATCTGTACCAACACCAGAATAACCTCGAGGATATGGTCGCCAAAAAAACCTTAGAGCTTCAAAATACTCTAGAAGAAATTCGAACTATCAAAGAGCAGCAAGATGGTGATTATTTTCTGACATCACTTTTGATTAAACCACTGTCAGGTGGATCATACAAATCTGACAATCTTCATGTGGAAACTATAGAAAGGCAGAAAAAAGTTTTCCAATTTAGAAATCGCAGATCTGAGATAGGAGGAGATCTATCCGTAATCCAAACCATTTATCTCAAAGGCAAACGCTATACCGTATACCTCAATGCTGACGCAATGGGCAAATCCATTCAAGGAGCTGGTGGTGCCTTGGTTATGGGTACAGTATTTAAATCAGTGATTACAAGAACTCAGCAAGTTCAAGCGATGCAGGATCGACATCCAGAAAGATGGCTCAAAGATTGTTTTACTGAATTGCACGACGTATTCATTTCCTTTGATGGAAGTATGTTGCTATCAGCAGTCATTGGTTTGATCGATGATGAGACAGGAACAATGTACTATATAAATGCGGAACATCCTTGGATAGTTTTATATCGAGATGGCAAAGCAGAATTTATTGAGAACGAACTTTTGCTTCGTAAGATTGGTTTTACAGAAAGTGAATTTGCTAAGAATGAATTCTATATAAAAGTTTTTCAATTGAATCCGGACGATGTGATCATCGTAGGTTCAGATGGACGCGATGACATATTGATGGGTGAGAGTACACTCGGTGAGAGAATAATCAATGAAGATGAGAGGGAATTTCTATCTCGAGTAGAAGAAGGAAAAGGAGAACTCGAGGCGATCGAAAAAGCAATTCTCAACAAAGGTGAGTTAACTGATGATTTTAGCTTGATTCGGATAGCTTATAAATCAAAACAAAGTCTCATAAATGGGAATTCAGAAATCGATCCTGAGTCATTTCTTGATTCTGTAAAAATTGGAATTAAATTTTTCAAAGAAGGTAACATAGATATGGCGATTGCTTCGCTAGAAGAAGCATTGGTTTTGCAGCCAGAGAATTTTTACTGTATGAGAGAACTTGCAAAATTGTATATTAAAACAAAAGATTTTGAAAAGGCGACTTATCTCTGTGAAAAGTATTCTAATCTAAGACCTAATGATACGGACTTTTTGTACTATATTGCCTATGCCTATAAACAAAAAAAGAATTACAGTCTTGCTGCAGACTATGGAGAAAGATTTAGGTTGAGAGATCCATACAATTCTAAGAATCTGATTCTCCTGGCAGAGATCTATATGCATCTTGGTAAACATTCTAGAGCAGCTGAATTATTGGGTTTTCTGGAAGAGTTCGATGCGGAAAATGCTAAGCTCATCAGGCTCAAAAGCTTTTTGCAATCTAAAAATCTAGTTACTTAG
- a CDS encoding STAS domain-containing protein, whose amino-acid sequence MDYTEEVNNNRLILHLEGNLDMLNAGILKERMMEAVVAHYNCIILDMSKVTFVDSSGFGLLIMVNEKLKLDGQNKLRIANVSKSIQQVFRISKISEVVDVYLTLEDATRS is encoded by the coding sequence ATGGATTATACTGAAGAAGTAAATAACAATCGATTGATCCTCCATTTGGAAGGAAACCTGGACATGTTGAATGCGGGGATTCTTAAAGAAAGGATGATGGAGGCTGTTGTAGCTCATTACAATTGCATAATCTTGGATATGAGCAAAGTTACCTTTGTGGATTCTTCAGGATTTGGACTTCTTATTATGGTCAATGAGAAGTTAAAATTGGACGGTCAGAATAAATTGAGAATCGCCAATGTTTCGAAAAGTATTCAGCAAGTTTTTCGCATTTCGAAGATCTCAGAAGTGGTCGATGTTTACCTCACCCTTGAAGATGCGACTCGTTCCTAA
- a CDS encoding serine hydrolase domain-containing protein translates to MLFRITIILSIIFTIQCSEDKNSYSQAFQKKVNKVLADEGLDGGYVVVKNGNEVISNNRLRSKRFHAGNLNHYLLSISILRLYEKQGKVFDKPVRDSVRNFPNKNLTPIQLMNHTSGLGTNLEPGGYWIRSKENVFWLIKWLESESKMSVGKFFKSEFFEPLSMNNSEINANGDFVTTLEDLMIWDKAWDEGEILSKSLKSRLIEVTELKDSYATNRFGYGFGVYTDGMNFWQYGTNDNYSVVYYKIPDQAITIIILARGRKERGDLLSWKTIITESMYNTKRITFMEKFNQEKYINIEQALVDKKVPAVGIALVRDFKVVWSHNYGHLEAGTDKTVNAQTLFRAGSLTKPIAAITYLLYAKEQEISLQENLNSLAKESKVDLSQWKKGEILTADSILSHSSGITERENWNTPANQKVFRLKDLNGGRGGGLRTYYTPGKKSRYSGGGYALLQENLRRKSKKSFDRIAQEYIFDPLGMRFSTFLQDENRLTKNKVSGHSENSQVLPMISYSPTELSAGGLWTTPTDLAKFFIEILLSIQANPEAKFPIDVVESMTQPVIPAANLSIHSWIGRGFFLNKTGRDWYIYHGGHSLGHKSFALFHKHKGYGVVIMTNSENGSPLIWSILRTLSLSQSWDKFIN, encoded by the coding sequence ATGTTGTTTCGAATCACAATCATCTTAAGTATAATTTTTACCATTCAATGTTCTGAAGACAAGAATTCTTATTCCCAGGCTTTTCAGAAAAAAGTAAATAAGGTTTTGGCCGACGAAGGTCTTGATGGAGGATATGTCGTTGTAAAGAATGGAAATGAAGTAATTTCCAATAATCGATTGCGCAGTAAAAGATTCCATGCAGGCAATCTCAATCATTATCTTTTGTCTATATCCATCCTGCGATTGTATGAAAAGCAAGGTAAAGTATTTGATAAACCCGTCAGGGATTCTGTCCGTAATTTTCCCAACAAAAATCTCACCCCTATTCAACTTATGAATCATACTTCTGGATTAGGTACGAATTTGGAGCCTGGCGGTTATTGGATTCGATCTAAGGAAAATGTATTCTGGCTTATAAAGTGGTTAGAATCAGAATCAAAAATGAGTGTCGGTAAATTTTTTAAATCAGAATTTTTTGAGCCATTGTCAATGAATAACTCAGAAATCAATGCGAATGGCGATTTCGTAACGACTTTGGAAGACTTAATGATCTGGGATAAAGCTTGGGATGAAGGAGAGATCCTAAGTAAAAGTTTAAAAAGTAGACTAATCGAAGTTACGGAATTAAAAGATTCCTACGCGACCAATCGATTTGGATACGGATTTGGTGTCTACACAGATGGAATGAATTTCTGGCAATATGGAACCAATGATAATTATTCAGTAGTGTATTACAAAATTCCTGATCAAGCAATCACGATAATTATTCTCGCTCGTGGGAGAAAGGAAAGAGGAGATCTCCTTTCTTGGAAAACTATCATTACGGAATCCATGTACAACACAAAAAGAATTACGTTCATGGAAAAATTCAATCAAGAAAAATATATAAATATAGAACAGGCATTAGTTGACAAAAAAGTACCAGCCGTCGGAATTGCACTTGTTCGAGATTTCAAAGTTGTTTGGTCGCATAATTACGGTCATTTAGAGGCTGGAACCGACAAAACTGTTAATGCGCAGACTTTGTTTCGGGCAGGCTCTCTTACCAAACCAATCGCAGCAATTACTTATCTTTTATATGCAAAAGAGCAAGAAATTTCACTTCAAGAAAATTTGAATTCTCTTGCGAAAGAATCTAAAGTAGATTTAAGTCAATGGAAGAAAGGTGAGATACTTACAGCTGATTCCATACTTTCTCATTCTTCTGGAATTACCGAAAGAGAGAATTGGAACACTCCTGCAAACCAAAAGGTTTTCAGATTGAAAGATTTGAATGGAGGTCGGGGAGGGGGACTCCGAACATATTATACGCCAGGTAAGAAGTCGAGATATTCTGGTGGAGGTTATGCTCTACTGCAGGAAAATTTGAGACGAAAATCTAAGAAATCCTTTGATCGGATCGCACAGGAATATATATTCGATCCGCTTGGGATGCGGTTTTCAACTTTTCTGCAAGATGAAAACCGCCTAACGAAGAATAAAGTTTCTGGACATTCGGAAAATTCTCAAGTTTTGCCTATGATCAGTTATTCTCCAACTGAGCTGAGTGCTGGTGGATTGTGGACAACCCCAACAGATCTTGCGAAGTTTTTTATAGAAATTTTACTATCGATTCAAGCGAATCCAGAAGCAAAATTCCCAATTGATGTAGTTGAGTCCATGACTCAGCCAGTCATTCCTGCTGCGAATTTATCTATCCATTCTTGGATAGGTCGGGGCTTTTTTCTGAACAAAACTGGTAGAGACTGGTATATCTATCATGGTGGACATAGCTTGGGACATAAATCTTTTGCACTTTTTCATAAGCACAAAGGATACGGAGTTGTGATCATGACTAATTCTGAGAACGGTTCCCCATTGATCTGGTCGATTCTAAGAACCCTTAGCCTATCTCAGTCTTGGGATAAATTCATAAATTAA